The Danio rerio strain Tuebingen ecotype United States chromosome 10, GRCz12tu, whole genome shotgun sequence genome contains a region encoding:
- the LOC141376451 gene encoding trace amine-associated receptor 13c-like encodes MKGQKGEQNKLLTGGDSLMAYVTEDQETQYCFPNINSSCVKKKHSRNGYHIIYVFVSLLSAWTVFLNLLVIISISHFKKLHTPTNMIILSLTVNDLFIGLIMPVEAIRLIETCWYFGDTFCGLHILFISLLVSASFSNFVLIALDRYVAVCHPLQYPQKITITKTLMSICLSWLCLSAYITAYVFNNGYFDSSHRTDVCYGQCSVMISFSWSVTDLIISFIFPCVLIITLYLRIFYVVHQQVKVINSLMKGGKCVTEGSVKRKSESKAALTLGIIVSVYLFCYIPYYICSLTVNATTIINVLLLLVYANSGLNPLVYALFYPWFKRTAKVILTLKIFQSASSLINIFTQN; translated from the coding sequence ATGAAAGGACAGAAAggagagcagaacaaactccTAACAGGAGGAGACTCACTCATGGCCTACGTGACAGAGGATCAGGAGACTCAATACTGCTTTCCTAACATCAACTCATCATGTGTGAAGAAGAAACACTCCAGAAATGGATATCACATCATCTATGTGTTTGTGTCATTGCTGTCAGCATGGACTGTGTTTCTGAACCTGCTggtgatcatctccatctctcacttcaaGAAGCTTCACACTCCAACCAACATGATTATTCTCTCTCTGACTGTAAATGATCTGTTTATTGGACTCATCATGCCTGTAGAGGCCATCAGACTGATTGAGACGTGTTGGTACTTTGGAGACACTTTCTGTGGCCtccatatattatttatttcacttCTGGTGTCAGCATCTTttagtaattttgttttaattgctCTTGACCGATATGTTGCTGTGTGTCACCCTCTACAGTACCCACAGAAAATAACCATCACTAAAACACTTATGAGTATCTGTCTGAGCTGGCTTTGCCTCTCAGCTTATATCACTGCCTATGTATTTAATAATGGATATTTTGACTCTTCACACAGAACAGATGTGTGTTATGGACAGTGTTCAGTCATGATAAGTTTTAGTTGGTCAGTCACTGATCtgataatttcttttatttttccttgTGTTCTGATCATCACTTTATATTTGAGGATTTTCTATGTCGTTCATCAGCAAGTGAAGGTTATAAACTCTCTGATGAAGGGTGGTAAATGTGTAACGGAGGGTTCAGTGAAGAGGAAATCTGAAAGTAAAGCTGCTCTGACTTTAGGGATCATtgtgtctgtttatctgttttgcTATATTCCATACTATATCTGTTCTCTAACTGTAAACGCTACCACaatcataaatgttttgttattactTGTGTATGCTAACTCTGGTCTGAATCCTCtggtttatgctttattttacccCTGGTTTAAAAGAACAGCTAAAGTAATTTTAACTTTGAAAATATTTCAATCAGCATCCTCTCTGATCAATATTTTTAcacaaaattaa
- the taar20o gene encoding trace amine-associated receptor 13c-like → MKEQKGEQSKLLTGGDSLMAYETEDQETQYCFPDINSSCVKEKHSRHGYITTYLFVSLLSAWTVFLNLLVIISISHFKKLHTPTNMIILSLAVTDLLVGLVMPVEAIRLIETCWYFGDTFCGLYIFFVSLLLSASLGNLVLIAVDRYVAVCHPLLYPQKITITKTLMSICLSWAGLTAYIITLVINNSYFDSSHRTDVCYGQCLYMISYSWILTELFMSFIFPCVLIITLYLRIFYVVHQQVKVINSLMKGGKCVTEGSVKRKSESKAALTLGIIVSVYLLCWIPYFIYSLTVNSSTTINGLLFAVFANSGLNPLVYALFYPWFKKTAKLILTLKIVHSASSLINIFTEH, encoded by the coding sequence atgaaagaacaaaaaGGAGAGCAGAGCAAACTCCTAACAGGAGGAGACTCACTCATGGCCTATGAGACAGAGGATCAGGAGACTCAATACTGCTTTCCTGACATCAACTCATCATGTGTCAAGGAAAAACACTCCAGACATGGATACATCACCACATATTTGTTTGTGTCATTGCTGTCAGCATGGACTGTGTTTCTGAACCTGCTggtgatcatctccatctctcacttcaaGAAGCTCCACACTCCAACCAACATGATTATTCTCTCTTTGGCTGTAACTGATCTGCTTGTTGGACTAGTCATGCCCGTGGAGGCCATCAGACTGATTGAGACTTGTTGGTACTTTGGAGACACTTTCTGTGGactctatatattttttgtgtcaTTACTTCTTTCAGCATCTCTtggtaatttagttttaattgctGTTGATCGTTATGTGGCTGTGTGTCACCCTTTACTGTATCCACAGAAAATAACCATCACGAAAACATTAATGAGTATCTGTCTGAGCTGGGCTGGTTTAACAGCTTATATCATTACCCTTGTAATTAACAATAGCTATTTTGACTCTTCACATAGAACAGATGTGTGTTATGGACAGTGTTTATACATGATAAGTTATAGTTGGATACTCACTGAACTGTTTATGTCTTTTATTTTTCCCTGTGTTCTGATCATCACTTTATATCTGAGGATTTTCTATGTTGTTCATCAGCAAGTGAAGGTTATAAACTCTTTGATGAAGGGTGGTAAATGTGTAACGGAGGGTTCAGTGAAGAGGAAATCTGAGAGTAAAGCTGCTCTGACTTTAGGAATCATTGTGTCAGTGTATCTGCTTTGCTGGATTCCATATTTTATCTATTCTTTAACTGTAAACTCTTCCACAACTATAAATGGTTTATTATTTGCCGTGTTTGCTAACTCAGGTCTGAATCCTCtggtttatgctttattttacccCTGGTTTAAGaagacagctaaactcatcttAACTCTGAAAATAGTTCATTCTGCATCTTCTCTGATCAATATTTTTACAGAACATTAA
- the LOC141376338 gene encoding trace amine-associated receptor 13c-like: KEQKGEQNKLLTGGDSLMAYETEDQETQYCFPDINSSCVKGKNSSHGYIVIYLFVSLLSAWTVFLNLLVIISISHFKKLHTPTNMIILSLAVNDLLIGLFMPVEAIRLTETCWYFGDTFCGLHLLFVSLLLAASLSNLVLIAVDRYVAVCHPLLYPQKITMTKTLMSICLNWVCLSAYIIALLTNYGYFDTSLKTDVCYGECLFMSSFSLVMTDLFMSFIFPCFLIITLYLRIFYVVHQQVKVINSLMKVGKCVMEGSVKRKSESKAALTLGIIVSVYLLCWIPYFICSLTVNSSATINSLLFAVYANSGLNPLVYALFYPWFKKTAKLILTLKIFHSASSLINIFTEH, translated from the coding sequence AAAGAACAGAAAggagagcagaacaaactccTAACAGGAGGAGACTCACTCATGGCCTACGAGACAGAGGATCAGGAGACTCAATACTGCTTTCCTGACATCAACTCATCATGTGTCAAAGGAAAAAACTCAAGTCATGGATATATCgtcatatatttgtttgtgtCACTGTTGTCAGCATGGACTGTGTTTCTGAACCTGCTggtgatcatctccatctctcacttcaaGAAGCTTCACACTCCAACCAACATGATTATTCTCTCTCTGGCTGTAAATGATCTGCTAATTGGACTCTTCATGCCTGTAGAGGCCATCAGACTGACTGAGACGTGTTGGTATTTTGGAGACACTTTCTGTGGacttcatttattatttgtgtcATTACTTCTTGCAGCATCTCTGAGTAATTTGGTTTTAATTGCTGTTGATCGTTATGTGGCTGTGTGTCACCCTTTACTGTACCCACAGAAAATAACCATGACTAAAACACTAATGAGTATCTGTCTGAACTGGGTTTGTTTGTCAGCTTATATCATTGCCCTTCTAACCAATTATGGATATTTTGACACTTCACTCAAAACAGATGTGTGTTATGGGGAGTGTTTGTTCATGTCAAGTTTCAGTTTGGTAATGACTGATCTGTTCATGTCTTTTATTTTTCCTTGTTTTCTGATAATCACTTTGTATTTGAGGATTTTCTATGTCGTTCATCAGCAAGTGAAGGTTATAAACTCTCTGATGAAGGTTGGTAAATGTGTAATGGAGGGTTCAGTGAAGAGGAAATCTGAGAGTAAAGCTGCTCTGACTTTAGGAATTATTGTGTCAGTTTATCTGCTTTGCTGGATTCCATATTTTATTTGTTCTCTAACTGTAAACTCTTCTGCAActataaatagtttattatttgcTGTGTATGCTAACTCAGGTCTGAATCCTCtggtttatgctttattttacccCTGGTTTAAGaagacagctaaactcatcttAACCCTGAAAATATTTCATTCTGCATCTTCTCTGATCAATATTTTTACAGAACATTAA